The proteins below come from a single Fusarium verticillioides 7600 chromosome 3, whole genome shotgun sequence genomic window:
- a CDS encoding hypothetical protein (At least one base has a quality score < 10), translated as MTDLNAQVAKQARDAAATSPAPKNKLTEDIIVNLGPATVVDALNTATGALRTSLDNASSKERDFINRTALASYTIWGWFEELQSWPWPSEPGPAGYLMPSDEERKRRSMQLTVPGEDEDQWMGSLLARDVSKHEQRLAQIQRDLSDLDLEDIKVHVLNHHILPLSRPGTPLAEFTGAAHLGELIVRPGPVA; from the exons ATGACCGATCTGAACGCCCAAGTCGCCAAGCAGGCGCGCGATGCCGCCGCCACTTCACCGGCTCCGAAGAACAAACTTACTGAAGATATTATTGTGAATCTCGGTCCTGCTACTGTCGTCGATGCGCTTAACACAGCCACTGGCGCCCTTCGCACGTCCTTGGATAATGCCTCCTCTAAGGAGCGAGATTTCATAAACCGCACCGCTCTTGCGTCATACACAATCTGGGGATGGtttgaggagcttcagtCTTGGCCGTGGCCCTCCGAACCGGGGCCTGCTGGGTATCTGATGCCCAGCGACGAAGAGCGCAAAAGAAGATCAATGCAACTTACCGTCCcaggagaggatgaggatcagTGGATGGGGAGTTTGCTCGCCCGAGATGTGTCGAAACATGAGCAGAGGCTGGCTCAAATTCAGCGTGATTTGTCAGACCTTGATCTcgaagacatcaaagtcCATGTCCTCAACCATCATATTCTTCCCTTATCCAGACCAGGTACACCACTTGCCGAATTCACTGGAGCCG CGCACCTCGGCGAACTAATCGTCCGTCCTGGGCCGGTCGCTTGA